The genomic window tcagcttggagaagagacgactgaggggggatatgatagagatgtttaaaatcatgagaggtctagaacgggtagatgtgaatcggttatttactctttcggatagtagaaagactagggggcactccatgaagttagcatcggagaaagttcttttttactcaatgcacacttaaactctggaatttgttgccagaggatgtggttagtgcagttagtatagctgtgtttaaaaaaggattggataagttcttggaggagaagtccattacctgctattaagttcgcttagagaatagccactgccattagcaatggtaacatggaatagacttagtttttttatacttgccaggttcttatggcctggattggccactgttggaaacaggatgctgggcttgatggacccttggtctgacccagtatggcattttcttatgttcttatgtcaattTTTCATGAGGCACAGATGGCAAGACATACAGTAATGCTTGAGAATGTTACAATGTGCAGTGGAGTCAACAACACACAAACTAGGATGAagtaaaactattaaaaaaaaaaaaaaaatcattcaaaacatttttttttatttaaaagcaaaaTGTCAGCACTGTTTCCATTCCTTAAACATTTGGAAAGTATAATACCATCTCCAGCCTGTCTcttccaagcattttcaaaacgTTCCCAGCCCTTGGTCAAACACCAATACTGAAATCATTTAGGGCCTGAATTACTAAAGCGTTTTCCTATCCTGCGTCTAATGGGAAAAATCTTAGTAAATCTGGTCCTTAATGTACACCATGTAGTACCATTGACTGACTTTATTCTTTGGAAGGTTTTAGGAAACTGCTCGGGAATTGAAATGTAATGATTTTAACAGACCATCTCTGCACAGATAAAACTGATATAAAATCTGTTAACTCCACCTAAGCTGGTACATAGAAATAAAAGGACAATAAATCCTAGGGGCTACTTTTATAATCTGACAgctttaatacatttgtgaccagcCTTTGAGAGTTTTATGCCCCTTATCAGGTAAGTCCCTGGAGTGAGTACAACTCTTGAAAGGCAGTCATAAATCTATTCAGGAGTCCAATATAAAAAATAGCACCTACACTTTGTCTGCTGACATTTCTTCATATTAAAGTGCACTAATAAAGCAACTGCTCTACTTTACCGAAGTGGAAGATCTCAAATTGCAGCAGTTGGAAACAGCTACATCTGAAGAATCATCCTGGGATGTCTGGACATCTCCTAAAGGTATCTCAACCTAAAAAATGATACCATTTATTTATTGTgcatttagctcatgccttttcattggtctCTCCAGGACCAATATAGCCACTAGAACACCAATTTACAGTATGAAAaataatttgctatttttaaatcaaaatgtcATATCTATATGGCATGTTAATTTTACTACTTTGAAGAGATTAACAAAATACATAATGGCTGACTGCAAGATACAAGGTTTTATTTTTGCTGCATTCTTAGGGAGGATTTCCTTATCTCAATGTAGTTCTTTCACACAAGTCATGTAATCCCCTCCTAAACTCATGGGATCACGGAGCATAAAACCTTTATCTAATGGCCAACCATTATGTAGTCACTTGATGTAGAACTTTAGGCACTGCTCTAGAACTGGAATGCAGTGATGTAACATCTCTCTGGCCAATAAAATGTAGATATGTACTAGAATTTTGGAAGCAGGAACTCCTAAGTCAAGCATGGGAAACAAACTGCTAGCCAAAACGGGATTACGGGCTTATATTGTTCATGTTGGAATTATTTACCATTAGAATAGGTGACATTTGTACAGTGTTACATCATCCAATTCAGGAATTAATCAACTGAAGGCGGCAATTTCACCGAAACACTAGTGTTGAGTTTCCCATTGGATCTATTTTGCAACAACACTGGATTGCAGCTTCCATCTATTGGGCTTTGTTGGACACTGGATCTCAAACAATATACTATAGGATaagtgatctttttttttcttttttttttctgggttttggacaacctttttttttttttttttttgcatcaaggcTGAATGATTTCTACCACATTTTGTCacatattactcctgggggaattctgcacagaggaatttaaaattctgcaaagttctgcatactttatattggttaaaataacatcacagtctttaagtaattaatttacaatgtaatatagaaaagttattactcaaagatgcagagtttaaaatatttttagaattCCCTTAGAAGCTCACTTCAAAAGTGGcccttccatctctctccctactcccctagcCAGAtctctttcactctgccctcttagGCCCCAACTCcactctccactatctctcccctcccactccaGGATCAACTTCTTCCACtattcctaccccccccccccccagccctccacTCCCACAATTTAACCCCTCTCATACAGCTCCTCACACTGGATCCCTTCTGaccctctcataaacacacacacacacacacatacactctcacataggctccctctctctactgcatgcacacacacacacacatgcacgcaccaaCTGTACCTCCCCCataaaggctctctctcacactccctcacAGAGGATCTCTCAGTCTtacttacacagacacacacacacatacactccctcacacaggcactctctgtcctcctctctctcacacacacaccttcacacaagctccctgtcctctctctcacacacacattctcattcaagctccctgtcctctctctcacacacacattctcactcaaGCTCCctgtccttctctcacacacacccttacacaagttccctctccctcctgcacatacacacccctcacGCAGGTGCCCTCTGTTAAATATTCACCCACCCTCAcccaggttccctctctctcatacactctcaCATAGGCTacatctctctttcacacatatactTGCTCACAGGCTCCAACTCTTGCCGCTTGTCACACACAAACTCCTtcgcacaggctccctctttctcacacacaatccctcacacatacatacaggaaatctctcattcatatacacagtccctcacatacgctccctctctctctcacactcctacACACAAGCAGGCCCTCACAAgcacacttcctctctcacacaggctcatgAGCTTTTTTGCCTCTCACACTGGGCCTTCTGATCTTAGCTATGGGCAGgatggaaaaaaggtgtagttatttccagcattaaaaccacgCAATAgagcccctcattttcataaatccaacccaaacttctccctaatcccaccccttcccaaaattaGAATTTATGCCATGCGATACTGctattatcgcatgtgttatggtgttaaaaGCATGCATTAATgcgttatcgcgtgcgttaacgccataacccATTTTGATGAATgccctattagattgtaagccctatggggatagggaaatacctacagtacctgaatgtaatctgctttcaagtgccgaaaagcggaatataaattcaTTAAATACAGAAAGTATATCCCCTAGTCTAGGCCTTCCAGCTAGCTGCATCAGGGAGCAGAAGagcagaagagtgtgtgtgtgtgtgtgggggggggggggagaacaggtCAGTGCCACAGCTGCCTGCAGTGAAGTTattctttacttcattccccacCACCTGCTTTTGCCCCTCCAGCCAGCAGGAGTCAGCTCTCAGCACTTCTTACCTGCAGCTGCTGCCTCCTTTGCAGGCTTCCCTCTGCAACTGGAACTGCAAGACTCACTAGCTCTGTTCCCAATGCAGAGGGAAGTCTGcagaggaggcaggagcagataAGACGAGCTGCTCCCCCAACTCCTGTTGGCTGCAAGCAACCACAATGTGAGGGGGTGTGCACTATGGCCAGATGGGGGGGCAAGAGGATCACCTGGAAAGGGTATGGAGAGAAGGGATCAAGTAGGGTtatggggggtgggtgggaacaGATGATTGCACCCAACAGTGAAAAAGGTAGGGAAGATGATTGTGCAAGAGGTGGGTGTGGAGGGAAGAAATGATtgcaccaaggggggggggggggggcgcgggggcggggcgggggaggAGAAAAGCGAACTCCGTGCCATGGGTATCCCGATGTGAAAAAAGTTGGGACCCACCATTTTAAAAggacctgctaaaaaaaaaaaaaaaaagcaataaattaGCATAGCAATCGGGTAAGAAAGAACAAAcaagagaaaatgaaaatagGGCAGAGaaaggacagaaagagagaatgtCAGATAAAGAATGcgaggcccatctaatctgcctatTCTGAAGCACCACAGAACTTGGCCAATCTCAAGCTTTACCCTCACAACCTCGATCTATGAACTTctatttatcccaggcttttctgaattctgttactgttttagcTTCCTCTGCCTCCAGTGAGAGATTACTGCAtatatccaccaccttttctgtgaagaagttATTTATTTCTAGAGCCAGTCTTTAAGTCTTATATCATGATGCCTAGTTCTAGGACCTATTTTCCACTGAAAATGTCTTGGTACTTGtgtatttacatatttaaaacatttgaagATCTCTATATTATATCCCCTCTAAGACTGTACCTATTTAGGTCATTCTAGTTCCATTTTATAGGGCTTAggatgcaccattttggtagcccttcgctGGACTGCGTCCAATCTGTCTGTATGCGTTGGAGATACAgcttccagaactggacacattAATTCAGATGAGGCCTCTACAATGCTCTGGACAGACATATTATCACCTCTTTTCTACTGGGTACACCTCTCCCTATGCAATCTAACACCCTTCCAGCAGTGGCCACTGCTTGGTGCACTGTTCTCTATCTTAAGATCAATAGATATGATCATCCGGGTAAATAAGAAACAgctgtttaccctttcaaacaacactaggactaagggacactccatgacattagcaactggcagatttaaaataaagtcataggaagtatttttcactcagcgcacaatgaAGCTATGgactctgttgccagaggatatggtcaaggcaactaacagtgGGGTTCAAAATAGGATTGGACAAATTATTTAAGGAAAAATTCATTagtagttattagccaggtagaattGGGAAAGCTGGcgtttatccctgggagtgatatacaagaaatagattattggggatctgctgggtacttgtgacctggactggccactgtctgagaccttggtctgccccagcaaACAACATAAGTTCATTCTAAAATCTCACTCCTGTTTGttgcacagcagtagttcacccTGCATAAAATACTGCTCTTGAATGTCTGCACCTCAAATGCACAACTCTATTAAATGCCTAAATTttcaaccactcctcaagctcTTGGATCACTCCTCATTTTTTCCTCTCCTTCTGGTGTCCATCCTGTTGCAGATCTCTGTATCAGCTGAACACAGAAACGTCtggtaaaattaatataaaatggGGTAATTAAGAGAGGCCATACCAGTTGCGATgccacaataaaagaaaaatatgcgATAGTAAGTATGAAATGAATATAGACAAGAAAGAAAGCCAATACAGATCTTAACGAAGAAGAGAATTTAATAAATGTCCCCAACACCTCCATTATTAGTTGAAAGGCCATTAAAAATGGTGGTATAAAACGTGGTGCCAACCactccccatctcccctcccatGCCTCCGTTTTCCTTGCACATTTTCACTGGATCCCGCATCAGCTTCTGTTCTGTCCCAGTCAGTGGAGCCTGGCCTACCTGAGAGCCACACTGCACTGTTCTCCTTTCATTGTCTCAGTTCCCCTGCAACCACAGTGCTGGCCTCTCTGCTGGTGCTGCCTCTTTTGTGGCCTGCTTTCTGCCAGCTATGGCACTCGATGTTCCTCGTCGCTGCTGTGTCCTGAAATTTGGAGGTCCGACAGCAAGGTGGTGTACTGAGGCTGCACAGTCCACCACGCCGCTGACAAACCCCAGATGCACACACAGAGATGATGTACCTGTGCATGCACTGACAATActgtgtgcacatatgcatgtcACTGTGCGTGGAGGGAGGGGCAAAAGATGCAGAACCAGTGGCTGACTCAGTAACATCAGGATGTGTGTGGAGTCAGGGGAAGGAACATGCAGCATATGCCCATGGTGGGCACCAAGAGACAAATCACCACCTATACACAAATGTCTTATTTCTAGGAAGGACTGGGAGTCTTTACAAACGCATACACAGACTGATAAAAGTATCAAGGAAAAGTATCATTTTCCGAGTCTTCCATCATGATGACAGTCATGGAAATGCATTGTATATTGTGCATATCTTGACGAATTCAGTAATTACTGAGCAAAAcactagggggcagattttcaaggatttacgtgcgccgagcctattttcaaaaggcccggtggcgtgcATATGTCTTGGGGCTTTTCGGAATGGGCGGGGGCAGATGGTCCGGGAGGTgtggccgaggactccggcacagggggattgtgtgctggcagtcggccggcaggcgtatcttccaaaacaaaggtaaggggggtttctttagggctggagggtgggacaaggaggggaaagtgggagggaacggggaaagccagtggggctccctgagggcttggcgcgcgcaatttgcactagtgcgcacctccttgcgcacgctgacccctgattttataacatgcgtgcggctgcgcgcacatgttataaaatcgggcatagatttgtgcgcgccgggttgcacgcacaaatttaCGCCTGCGCATACATTACAAAATCTGGCTCAATTTGCACTAGTGCGCACCTCCTTGCGCACgcagacccctgattttataacttgcgtgtggctgcgcgcgcatgttataaaatcgggcgtacatttgtgcgcgccgggttgcgcccacaaatgtacgcccgcgcgtaggttttaaaatctgcccctagatgtacttttttttttttttttaaggttgccagagataggatactgggctcaatatACTATTTtctgtttgtaaataaataaactgtgtaCCCATTTCATGCCGCGCTACCAATGCTTTCTACCGCTAGAGTTCGCCTCTTGGTTCAAACTCTTATGAGCACCCAGCTGTATTCTTATAATATAAATGGAGAGAACAGAACCAGGCACCTTCCAGTACATTCTCACTCTTCAgactcttattatttttaatatttgctgCTATAAATATCAAAGGTATCTTCACTTCTACACACCTGATTACAGTGACCTTCTCAAAGTAAATACGTACCTGGTAAGTGATATAGACACAAGGTGGGTCCATGCAAGAAGGGTAAGCTGAAGATGGTTTCTTCTCCTTCCCATGTCCCTCAGTCAGTTCAGAAAGATGCTTTTCCAAGTCTGCAAACCTGCTGCACAGTTTCTCCAGATCCGCAGACACCTGGCTTGTTTCTTTGGTGGCTAGCACATTGTTATTGTTACATACATTTAAAGTTTCACATGGTCTAGTGGAAGCTTTTTCAGGTTTCTCAATTTTATCTAAACTGACTGTTCGAATTTTAAGTTCCACATCCAAAGTTTCCAGATTCAAGGCAGGGCTTTTTTCATCAAGGTCACTTGCATTTGATGTCAGAATTTGCTCACAGTCAGTGATTTTAACTTCTTCTATGAGTCCTTTTCTGCCCGGAGAAGAGAGAACAGTATAACTTGGTATCAAGAGTTGTTGGTCCATGAACTGATCATCACTAGAGCAATCTTCAAAATGTATTCTTCGTCTGCCTTTACTCACAGAAGAATCAAGACCAGAAAGAGCACTCTGGCACTCACTAGGTAAAGCAGAAGCATCTTCACATATTACCTTTTTGACCATCAAACGGACAATATATTTGTCTGAGCTCGAGGATGGGAGAAATGCAGGATCACAAGACTTCTTCTTTCCAACCAAAACCACCAACATTTTGTCTGTAAGGAAACACAAGCCCTTCGGCCTTTCATTTAGTTCTAGATTAATTTGCTGAATAATGGGCATGCTAGATGAGGTTAATGAATACACCAAAATTGTTGAACAGGTGTTAGAAGCTACTGCAATAATGTGAGCTCTATGATCAAAAGCAAGTATGTCAGGGGCTAGAATTCCTGGAATGCTAACCTTTTTAGTGGTGGttacttttttttcaaaattcactAGAATCAGATGGGAAGAGTCCTGACCACTACCTGTTAGTATATCCTTACGTTGCAGCTGAAAAATCATATTTAAGTCAGACTTTCCAGAATTTGCAAGAATGTGGGTTAGGTCCACAGGGCCTGATGAAGGTGTTTCTAAGTCCATACTCCTACATTTTTCTGAATCTGCAGACTTTTTCCCTGCAGCCATGGAAAACTTTTCATCCCTTAAAAGTAGGTTAGTCTGTGCACTAAAAGAAGAGGATTCAATTTCAGCTGGAACATCAAACGCAATGCTTGCATTTAATCCACAGATCTTATCCAATGGAAGCTCAGTAGCTACGGCAACTTGACAGTCCTCAGTTGTTTCAATAGCACAGATATAGCCACCTACATCAAATACTGGGCAAATGGAACAAGCATTAAGAGTTCTCTCAGCCTTATCCCACGTATATGAAAGAAGAGCATTGCCTACAGCAACTACAAGTCGGTGACCATCTCTAGTCCAACAAGCGCAGTGAATAAGACCACTGCATTTAATATCTGCTTTTACGCTGGAGTTGTCACAACGGACATTGTACAAAACAGAGACATTCCGTTTAGTCAATACTGCTAGTACATCTTGTTTTGGATGCCAAACACAGCCCTGGG from Rhinatrema bivittatum chromosome 3, aRhiBiv1.1, whole genome shotgun sequence includes these protein-coding regions:
- the WDCP gene encoding WD repeat and coiled-coil-containing protein isoform X1, coding for MLEAEGVLCSLELAREATLLGLSSVKSNTSLLSGGCWPSRCLPKLHTRCLVLEKMELGKGKLLRTGLNALFQAIHPVHGLAWTDGRQVVLTALHIHNEEPKFGESTVIGQFEHVHGLYWGPACSADTPSLLCVQHKKHVTVWQLLYNIFEKIKLMVSRTCEVGEAFPVLPQGCVWHPKQDVLAVLTKRNVSVLYNVRCDNSSVKADIKCSGLIHCACWTRDGHRLVVAVGNALLSYTWDKAERTLNACSICPVFDVGGYICAIETTEDCQVAVATELPLDKICGLNASIAFDVPAEIESSSFSAQTNLLLRDEKFSMAAGKKSADSEKCRSMDLETPSSGPVDLTHILANSGKSDLNMIFQLQRKDILTGSGQDSSHLILVNFEKKVTTTKKVSIPGILAPDILAFDHRAHIIAVASNTCSTILVYSLTSSSMPIIQQINLELNERPKGLCFLTDKMLVVLVGKKKSCDPAFLPSSSSDKYIVRLMVKKVICEDASALPSECQSALSGLDSSVSKGRRRIHFEDCSSDDQFMDQQLLIPSYTVLSSPGRKGLIEEVKITDCEQILTSNASDLDEKSPALNLETLDVELKIRTVSLDKIEKPEKASTRPCETLNVCNNNNVLATKETSQVSADLEKLCSRFADLEKHLSELTEGHGKEKKPSSAYPSCMDPPCVYITYQVEIPLGDVQTSQDDSSDVAVSNCCNLRSSTSKNQRPTYTGIENKRCFLLCHGKLRLSTVQELFKISLVEMQHGSLWIVLTADSEGFVPLTFQDKQEIMIRDPSARLDG
- the WDCP gene encoding WD repeat and coiled-coil-containing protein isoform X4 — its product is MELGKGKLLRTGLNALFQAIHPVHGLAWTDGRQVVLTALHIHNEEPKFGESTVIGQFEHVHGLYWGPACSADTPSLLCVQHKKHVTVWQLLYNIFEKIKLMVSRTCEVGEAFPVLPQGCVWHPKQDVLAVLTKRNVSVLYNVRCDNSSVKADIKCSGLIHCACWTRDGHRLVVAVGNALLSYTWDKAERTLNACSICPVFDVGGYICAIETTEDCQVAVATELPLDKICGLNASIAFDVPAEIESSSFSAQTNLLLRDEKFSMAAGKKSADSEKCRSMDLETPSSGPVDLTHILANSGKSDLNMIFQLQRKDILTGSGQDSSHLILVNFEKKVTTTKKVSIPGILAPDILAFDHRAHIIAVASNTCSTILVYSLTSSSMPIIQQINLELNERPKGLCFLTDKMLVVLVGKKKSCDPAFLPSSSSDKYIVRLMVKKVICEDASALPSECQSALSGLDSSVSKGRRRIHFEDCSSDDQFMDQQLLIPSYTVLSSPGRKGLIEEVKITDCEQILTSNASDLDEKSPALNLETLDVELKIRTVSLDKIEKPEKASTRPCETLNVCNNNNVLATKETSQVSADLEKLCSRFADLEKHLSELTEGHGKEKKPSSAYPSCMDPPCVYITYQVEIPLGDVQTSQDDSSDVAVSNCCNLRSSTSKNQRPTYTGIENKRCFLLCHGKLRLSTVQELFKISLVEMQHGSLWIVLTADSEGFVPLTFQDKQEIMIRDPSARLDG
- the WDCP gene encoding WD repeat and coiled-coil-containing protein isoform X3 — encoded protein: MLCSRGVKRIYNLDARCLVLEKMELGKGKLLRTGLNALFQAIHPVHGLAWTDGRQVVLTALHIHNEEPKFGESTVIGQFEHVHGLYWGPACSADTPSLLCVQHKKHVTVWQLLYNIFEKIKLMVSRTCEVGEAFPVLPQGCVWHPKQDVLAVLTKRNVSVLYNVRCDNSSVKADIKCSGLIHCACWTRDGHRLVVAVGNALLSYTWDKAERTLNACSICPVFDVGGYICAIETTEDCQVAVATELPLDKICGLNASIAFDVPAEIESSSFSAQTNLLLRDEKFSMAAGKKSADSEKCRSMDLETPSSGPVDLTHILANSGKSDLNMIFQLQRKDILTGSGQDSSHLILVNFEKKVTTTKKVSIPGILAPDILAFDHRAHIIAVASNTCSTILVYSLTSSSMPIIQQINLELNERPKGLCFLTDKMLVVLVGKKKSCDPAFLPSSSSDKYIVRLMVKKVICEDASALPSECQSALSGLDSSVSKGRRRIHFEDCSSDDQFMDQQLLIPSYTVLSSPGRKGLIEEVKITDCEQILTSNASDLDEKSPALNLETLDVELKIRTVSLDKIEKPEKASTRPCETLNVCNNNNVLATKETSQVSADLEKLCSRFADLEKHLSELTEGHGKEKKPSSAYPSCMDPPCVYITYQVEIPLGDVQTSQDDSSDVAVSNCCNLRSSTSKNQRPTYTGIENKRCFLLCHGKLRLSTVQELFKISLVEMQHGSLWIVLTADSEGFVPLTFQDKQEIMIRDPSARLDG
- the WDCP gene encoding WD repeat and coiled-coil-containing protein isoform X2 — its product is MLEAEGVLCSLELAREATLLGLSSVKSNTSLLSGGCWPSRCLPKLHTRCLVLEKMELGKGKLLRTGLNALFQAIHPVHGLAWTDGRQVVLTALHIHNEEPKFGESTVIGQFEHVHGLYWGPACSADTPSLLCVQHKKHVTVWQLLYNIFEKIKLMVSRTCEVGEAFPVLPQGCVWHPKQDVLAVLTKRNVSVLYNVRCDNSSVKADIKCSGLIHCACWTRDGHRLVVAVGNALLSYTWDKAERTLNACSICPVFDVGGYICAIETTEDCQVAVATELPLDKICGLNASIAFDVPAEIESSSFSAQTNLLLRDEKFSMAAGKKSADSEKCRSMDLETPSSGPVDLTHILANSGKSDLNMIFQLQRKDILTGSGQDSSHLILVNFEKKVTTTKKVSIPGILAPDILAFDHRAHIIAVASNTCSTILVYSLTSSSMPIIQQINLELNERPKGLCFLTDKMLVVLVGKKKSCDPAFLPSSSSDKYIVRLMVKKVICEDASALPSECQSALSGLDSSVSKGRRRIHFEDCSSDDQFMDQQLLIPSYTVLSSPGRKGLIEEVKITDCEQILTSNASDLDEKSPALNLETLDVELKIRTVSLDKIEKPEKASTRPCETLNVCNNNNVLATKETSQVSADLEKLCSRFADLEKHLSELTEGHGKEKKPSSAYPSCMDPPCVYITYQKNQRPTYTGIENKRCFLLCHGKLRLSTVQELFKISLVEMQHGSLWIVLTADSEGFVPLTFQDKQEIMIRDPSARLDG
- the WDCP gene encoding WD repeat and coiled-coil-containing protein isoform X5; the protein is MLEAEGVLCSLELAREATLLGLSSVKSNTSLLSGGCWPSRCLPKLHTRCLVLEKMELGKGKLLRTGLNALFQAIHPVHGLAWTDGRQVVLTALHIHNEEPKFGESTVIGQFEHVHGLYWGPACSADTPSLLCVQHKKHVTVWQLLYNIFEKIKLMVSRTCEVGEAFPVLPQGCVWHPKQDVLAVLTKRNVSVLYNVRCDNSSVKADIKCSGLIHCACWTRDGHRLVVAVGNALLSYTWDKAERTLNACSICPVFDVGGYICAIETTEDCQVAVATELPLDKICGLNASIAFDVPAEIESSSFSAQTNLLLRDEKFSMAAGKKSADSEKCRSMDLETPSSGPVDLTHILANSGKSDLNMIFQLQRKDILTGSGQDSSHLILVNFEKKVTTTKKVSIPGILAPDILAFDHRAHIIAVASNTCSTILVYSLTSSSMPIIQQINLELNERPKGLCFLTDKMLVVLVGKKKSCDPAFLPSSSSDKYIVRLMVKKVICEDASALPSECQSALSGLDSSVSKGRRRIHFEDCSSDDQFMDQQLLIPSYTVLSSPGRKGLIEEVKITDCEQILTSNASDLDEKSPALNLETLDVELKIRTVSLDKIEKPEKASTRPCETLNVCNNNNVLATKETSQVSADLEKLCSRFADLEKHLSELTEGHGKEKKPSSAYPSCMDPPCVYITYQVLYGLSSQQTVKVLFH